In Candidatus Krumholzibacteriia bacterium, the genomic stretch CACCCGTTTCATTGAACTGCGGGTGGACAGGGCCAGACTCAGGTTCAGGAACTTCCCGGGCTTCAGGTCGAAGTCCAGCCGCCCCCCCCAACTGTCCTGGTAGGTTTCCTCCTTGATCGGAATACTCTCGGGAAGGACCACATTGAAAATGTCCCGCTGGAAGTCCAGTCGCTGACTCATCTCCCCGAGCATGCCGCCACTGATGCTGAGTTTCAGCTTGGGGCCGGGAGCGTAGTTGACTTTCAACTGGATCGAGTCGTTCCGGCTCTGCACCCGGTCCTGAAGATCCAGCAGGGTTCCGGTTCCATTGACCACTCCCCCGGTCACGCCACTGACGATTTTCAGTTTCTCCAGAGGTTTGAGATCCATGCGCAGGGCCAGGTTGCTGTTGCCATTGAAGGTCGTTCGGTTCATGCCCTGGTTGTTGCGGTTCTCGTTCGTGGAGGCTCCCGAACTCAGGCTCGTGTTCATGCCCAGCCAGTCGGCGAACTGCAGGCCGCCACTGGACGAAGCGGTCAGGGTGGACAGGTCCCACTCGTCGAGCCGGTAATTGCTTTCCCCGGGATTCTGCTCCTGCAGGTTGCGCTTGCGACTGGCACTGAAGGAAACGGGAATGCGGCCGAGAATGCGCTTGGAGCTGCTGACGGTGAACCCGCGCTTGGTCGAAGTCCGGTTCGTGGTTCGTGACAGCTCCCGGTCAAAGTGAAGGCGGCTCGAAAGGATCCAGGAGGAAGGAAATCCCATCGAAAGGGCCAGAGAGTTTTTCAGGCCCATGCGGGTGTCCGTCGAGCGGGTCTCGGACTTGAAGACCGGGTGTACGCCGGGAGAGGGGGGAATCTCGAAGGCATCGGCCAGAGAGTCCGCAGCCGCCAGGGAATCGGGAATCTCCGCTCCTCCCGCAGAGTCCTCTCCCCCGCGGGCAGAGCCGGGCCAAAGCCCGGCAAGGAGCGCAAGGCTGAGGAGCAATCCGGGAACGGTTCTTCTTATGATGCGCATTCGGGGAGTTTTTCTGTCAAAAGAGCCAGTTCTTCCACTTCCATGGTTTCGGGACGGCGGCGAAAATCCAGCCCCGTCCTCTTTGTTAGCTCTTCGAGACCCGCATCATCGAGTCCGTAGTGCTTTTTCAGCGGGCTTCGCATCTGCTTTCGCCTTTCCGAGAAGAGGGCCTTGACCAGGGCCTTGTACGAGTCCCAGAGGGAATCATCTACCCGGGAGGTCTCGAGGGGCCGAAAGCAGAGCACCCGGCTGTGAACCTTCGGGGAAGGATAGAAAGCAGCGGGGGAGGCATCCACTACTTTTCTCACCGAAAGTCGAGCCTGCATAAGAGCGGGAAGGATGCCGTAGTCCCGCCCGCCGGGAGAGGCCATGACGCGGTGAGCGACCTCTCTTTGCATCATGAGAACCGCCCGGTCCAGAACCCCGGCTCCGTTGGCACAGTGGAAGAGTGCCGTGGAAGTGAGCTGATAGGGCAGATTTCCGAGAAGCTTGATGCTGGAAACTCCGTATTCGCAAGCCACGCTGAGGGGATCCAGCACTTCCAGACCTTCCTCCCGGAACTCGACATTCCTAAAATCCTCATCGCCACGAAGTTCCCGGAGCCGGGCACGATCTACCTCCACGCCCACGATGCGCGCCGGGCTGGAGGCAAGCGGACGGGTCAATGCACCGGTGCCGCATCCGTACTCCAGCACGAAATCGCCCTCGGAGGCCTCCAGTGCTTCGAGGATCCTTTCAATGACCCGGCGATCATGAAGGAAGTTCTGCCCGAGACGCTTGAGCGGAGGAATGCGTCCCTCTTTCATGCCATCCCCAGAAAGGCCGCATAAGAGGCCTCATTGATCTCGTCCATTCTCTCTTCACTGACTCCGTAAATTTCCGCCAGTTTCTCACGCACATGAATCAGATGAGACGGTTCATTGCGCTTTCCCCGAAGCGGCTGCGGAGAAAGCCAGGGGCAGTCGGTTTCAGGCAGGATGCGCTCGGGGGAAAGTTCCCGGAGAATCTCCGGAAGACGGCTCTTGGGATAGGTCAGGATGCCCCCGATGCCGAGATAGAAACCACGATCCAGGCAGTCGCGAGCGAAGTCGGCCTCGTGGCTGAAGGCATGAAGGACGGCCCGGCGAGGCGGGCCGATCTCATCGACTATGCGAAGGAAGTCGGACTCGGCCGCCCGGACATGAAAGATCACCGGCATGTCGAGCTCGTGGGCCAGCTTCAGTTGGTCCCGAAAGCAGGCGTCCTGCAGATCCCGGGGAGAGTAGTCGCGGAAGTAGTCGAGTCCCATCTCCCCGAGAGCCACGCAGTTCTCGTCTTCGATCATGTTCCGAAGTTCTTCGAGAATCGCGGGAGACCATCGGGATGCCTCGTGGGGGTGAAAGCCGAGAGCCACCTTGAGGAAGTCGTGTTCGCGGGCCAGTGCAAGCGCCTTCCTGCCGCCCGCTTCATCAATGCCCACTTCCAGGACCTGTCGCACTCCCGCAGCTTTCAGGCGCGCCACGACCTCTTCGCGGTCTGCGTCGAACTCCTCGCGATGAAGGTGGGCGTGGCTGTCAAGCATGGAGGCTGCTCCGGATACTGCGAAGACGGAAAAACAGGGCCAGAAAGGTCAGGTTCGCATTGGCATAGCGGAGAATCTGGTCGCGGGCTTTTTCCACGCTCTGGATTCTATCGGCCAGCGCCCCGGCATCGAGATTTTCGTAGCGGGGCAGCCTGTCCTCCTGATCCACATGAACGCGCAGGCTGCTCTCGCCACCACGCAGGCCGAGAAGATCACGATACCAGTCGATGGCCAGAGACAGGAAGTCCGCACGGCTCTGTGTCAGGTTGCCCTGCCCCGCTTTTGTACGGGTAAAATCCTGAACGGCATCCATCATTTCGACCTCAGTGCCGAACTCGCAGCAGTCCAGAAACCGGAACCATTCCTTTCGGCGTTCCAGAAGCGGGTTCCCGTCCTCGCTCTCGGACGCTTGCAGCTTGGCGGCTTCCTCCAGATCGCCAGCGCTGAGGGAGGCAAAGAAGCGGGCACGCTCTTCGGCAAGCCCCCGCTCCCGGAGAATCCCTTCCACGGTTTCCTTTTCCAGGGCTTCGAAGGGCAGGCGCTGGCAACGACTGAGAATGGTGGGTCGCAGGGCTTCCGGGCGATAGGAAATCAGAATGATCAGGCTTCCCGGCGGAGGCTCCTCGAGAGTCTTGAGCAGGGCATCCTGGGCGGCTGCGTCCAGAGTGTCTGCTCCCCGGATAATCAGGGCACGACCCTCGCCTTCAAAAGGCTGACTGCTCAGTTCCTTCCTCACGGCCCGCACCGCCTTGATCGAAATGTGCGGCTTGCCCGAAAACGCGGGCTGAAGGAGAGGGTCTTTCTGTTTGCGACCCTGATACTCGCGGATAAGGCCCAGAAGTTCTTCCTCGTTCATGGCGCCGAAGCTCTTGCCCGTAGGTGCGACCATGGGCTGCACAAAAAGAAGGTCGGGATGGGCGAAACGGAGAACCCGCTGAAACTGATCGTCGTCGCGGGCCATGCTCCCGGAGATCCGGCAGGCGGCCAGTTCCAGGGCGGCCAGCTCCTGCCCGCTTCCGGGGCTGCCTTCAAAGAGATAGCTCCCCGCGAGGCTCCCGTTTTGCAGAGCCAGCTCCAGCAGCGCTTTCAGGCGCGGATTTCCAGGGAAATTCAGTTGCATGGCCGGAAGATAGCAGAAGCCGGCATTCTTGGCTATGCGCTCTTGCCCTTTCTTCCCATGAGAGCTTCCACAACAGCGGCCCCCACGGCATCGCCCCAGACATTGATGCTCGTGCGACAGCGGTCGAGGAACCAGTCCACGGCGAGGATCATGCCGATGCCCTCTGCGGGAAGTCCCACGGAGTGAAGGACCATGACCATGGTCACCAGACCGGCCTGCGGAATCCCGGCGGCGCCGATGGCTGCTAGAGTGGCGGTCATCACCAGGGTGATCTGGGCGGGCAATGTCAGAACGATGCCATAACTCTGCGCAATGAAGACCGCGGCAATGGCCTCATAGAGAGCCGTTCCGTCCATGTTGACCGTGGCCCCGAGAGGCAGGACAAAGCCCCCCACCCGTCGATCCACGCCGGCCTTTTTTTCCAGGGTTTCAAGGGTCACCGGTAGCGTGGCACTGCTGCTGGCCGTAGAAAAGGCGAGGACCAGCGGCTCGGCCACCTGTTTCAGAAAGACAAGAGGATTGCGGCGGGCGATGAAAAAGAGAATGGCCGGCAGGGTTACAACACCATGCAGCATAAGACCCAGAAGCACCGTCAGGGAGTAGAGGCCGAGGGACTGAAGCACGGGAAGAAAGCCCGACCATCCTCCGGCGCGCCCCATCTGGCTTGCGACCAGAGCAAAGACGCCCAGAGGCGCGGTGGCTACCACCAAATGCGTCATCTTCATGCTCACATGAAAAAGACCCTCAAAGAAATCCTGCACCACTTTTCCGCGACCCTCAATCAGGGTCAACGCGCTTCCCAGAAAGAGCGAGAAGAAGATCAGGGGCAGAACCTGCACCCGGGTGAAAATCACGCCAAAGAAGTTGTTCGGGATGATGCCGCGAATTACATCGAGAAAGGAATACTCGGCCACTTCCCGGGCCAGGGCCGCATCGGTCGGCATTCCCACTCCGGGGCGGATCAGGTTGACCAGAATCAGTCCCAGGATGACTGCGAGAACGGTGGTCGAAAGATAGTAGGCAAGGGTGCTGGCTCCGATTCTACCCAAGTTCCGCACATTGCCCAGCCCGGAAACCGCCACGATCATGCTTGAGGCGATCAGCGGAATGATGAGCATCTTCAGCGCAGAGAGAAAGAGATCCCCGACCAGGGTGATCAGGGCGAACTCCCGGGCGGCCAGCGAGCCGAAGACGGCACCGAGGATCATTCCCAGAAACAGGTATAAAATGAAACGCCCGCTGCTTTT encodes the following:
- the rsmA gene encoding 16S rRNA (adenine(1518)-N(6)/adenine(1519)-N(6))-dimethyltransferase RsmA, with translation MKEGRIPPLKRLGQNFLHDRRVIERILEALEASEGDFVLEYGCGTGALTRPLASSPARIVGVEVDRARLRELRGDEDFRNVEFREEGLEVLDPLSVACEYGVSSIKLLGNLPYQLTSTALFHCANGAGVLDRAVLMMQREVAHRVMASPGGRDYGILPALMQARLSVRKVVDASPAAFYPSPKVHSRVLCFRPLETSRVDDSLWDSYKALVKALFSERRKQMRSPLKKHYGLDDAGLEELTKRTGLDFRRRPETMEVEELALLTEKLPECAS
- a CDS encoding TatD family hydrolase, with the protein product MLDSHAHLHREEFDADREEVVARLKAAGVRQVLEVGIDEAGGRKALALAREHDFLKVALGFHPHEASRWSPAILEELRNMIEDENCVALGEMGLDYFRDYSPRDLQDACFRDQLKLAHELDMPVIFHVRAAESDFLRIVDEIGPPRRAVLHAFSHEADFARDCLDRGFYLGIGGILTYPKSRLPEILRELSPERILPETDCPWLSPQPLRGKRNEPSHLIHVREKLAEIYGVSEERMDEINEASYAAFLGMA
- a CDS encoding dicarboxylate/amino acid:cation symporter, producing the protein MKDSSGSKSSGRFILYLFLGMILGAVFGSLAAREFALITLVGDLFLSALKMLIIPLIASSMIVAVSGLGNVRNLGRIGASTLAYYLSTTVLAVILGLILVNLIRPGVGMPTDAALAREVAEYSFLDVIRGIIPNNFFGVIFTRVQVLPLIFFSLFLGSALTLIEGRGKVVQDFFEGLFHVSMKMTHLVVATAPLGVFALVASQMGRAGGWSGFLPVLQSLGLYSLTVLLGLMLHGVVTLPAILFFIARRNPLVFLKQVAEPLVLAFSTASSSATLPVTLETLEKKAGVDRRVGGFVLPLGATVNMDGTALYEAIAAVFIAQSYGIVLTLPAQITLVMTATLAAIGAAGIPQAGLVTMVMVLHSVGLPAEGIGMILAVDWFLDRCRTSINVWGDAVGAAVVEALMGRKGKSA